A single genomic interval of Chitinophaga sp. 180180018-3 harbors:
- a CDS encoding ABC transporter permease, with the protein MLSNYFKTAWRSLRHHKLFSALNILGLTLGMSSAILIFLWVQDELSYDRFNADAEDIYRVIVRGAGKEAATAPFAFGPALQEELPEVLAAARFTPADQKVLSYRDRQFSETGIGYADSNFLQVFNYPLVKGSPQEALSRKDGILLTERAAAKYFGNDDPLGKMMMLDNQGSFMVTGVLKNIPRNSHLQFDFLLPMSVREEKERNDNSFWNNFTYFTFLKLRKNAADAPGKIQQLQQKVLAVYKKHTPQVEATFELQPLTDIHLRSHYIMDVAGQGNIQYVHIFSWVALIILVIGCINFMNLATAISGARAKEVGLRKTIGAQRYQLALQFLAESLLLCFTALVLSLVLVWLILPVFNDITGKEVNLLFLSGSRIAWLLAITVVVGLLAGGYPALVLSSFKPVNVLKGMKTFHPGKSYFRNGLVVLQFTISIVLIIGTIVVNQQLQFIHHRDIGYNKENLLYIPIPQMGDMQKSARLIDETLSRYPGITDHTIVSDLPTNLTSGDVDVHWAGQQPGRQVVFSLLGGDEHLISAFGMHLIAGRYFSKDFAGDEHNYLVNETALKTMGLTPTAALGKTITYSGHVGTIIGVLRDFNFKPIHQPVDPLLLMKDWSRGNLYVVVRTTPATLKAILPLVQKSFGSVYQGYPFTYGFVDQDLSRLYVAEQHMGRLINVFSLLSILVSCLGLFGLSAYTAQRRFKEIGVRKVLGASVAGIVRLLAGEFLLPVAIAGLIAFPLAAWVMTRWLAAFAYRIPLHWWFFLVAGTGALIIALITISFQAIKAALVNPVQSLRSE; encoded by the coding sequence ATGTTGAGCAACTACTTCAAAACTGCCTGGCGCAGCCTGCGACATCACAAATTATTCTCCGCCCTTAATATCCTGGGGCTGACCCTGGGTATGAGCAGTGCCATACTCATTTTTCTGTGGGTGCAGGATGAGTTGAGCTACGACCGGTTTAATGCCGACGCGGAGGATATTTACCGGGTCATTGTAAGGGGCGCAGGTAAAGAAGCCGCCACTGCTCCTTTCGCTTTTGGCCCGGCCTTGCAGGAAGAGCTGCCCGAAGTGCTGGCGGCAGCACGCTTTACACCGGCTGACCAGAAAGTACTGTCGTACCGCGATCGTCAGTTCAGCGAAACCGGGATCGGCTACGCAGATTCCAATTTCCTGCAGGTATTCAACTATCCTTTGGTGAAGGGCTCTCCGCAGGAAGCATTATCCCGGAAAGACGGCATTCTGCTGACAGAACGGGCTGCTGCAAAATACTTTGGCAACGACGATCCCCTGGGGAAAATGATGATGCTGGATAATCAGGGTTCTTTTATGGTCACCGGCGTATTAAAGAATATTCCCCGCAATTCCCATCTGCAGTTCGATTTCCTGTTACCCATGTCGGTAAGGGAAGAAAAGGAAAGAAACGACAACAGCTTCTGGAATAACTTTACTTATTTCACCTTTCTTAAGCTCCGGAAAAATGCGGCAGATGCACCGGGGAAAATACAGCAATTGCAGCAAAAGGTCCTGGCTGTATATAAAAAGCATACTCCCCAGGTGGAAGCCACGTTCGAGCTGCAACCGTTGACTGATATCCATTTGCGCTCCCATTACATCATGGATGTTGCGGGCCAGGGAAATATTCAGTATGTACATATCTTTTCGTGGGTAGCGCTAATTATACTGGTGATTGGTTGTATTAATTTCATGAACCTGGCTACTGCCATTTCCGGTGCGCGGGCCAAAGAAGTGGGCTTGCGTAAAACGATCGGGGCCCAGCGCTACCAGCTGGCATTACAGTTCCTGGCAGAATCATTGCTCCTGTGCTTTACTGCGCTGGTGCTGAGTCTTGTTCTGGTCTGGCTGATATTGCCGGTTTTCAACGACATAACCGGTAAAGAAGTGAACCTCCTGTTCCTCTCCGGCAGCAGGATAGCCTGGTTATTGGCCATCACTGTTGTTGTGGGGCTGCTGGCCGGAGGTTATCCCGCCCTGGTTTTATCTTCCTTTAAACCGGTAAATGTACTCAAGGGCATGAAGACATTTCATCCCGGAAAGTCTTATTTCCGGAATGGATTGGTGGTGTTGCAGTTCACTATCTCTATTGTGCTGATCATCGGCACCATTGTCGTTAATCAGCAATTACAGTTTATCCATCACCGTGATATTGGTTATAACAAAGAGAACCTGCTGTATATCCCTATTCCGCAAATGGGAGACATGCAGAAAAGTGCCAGGCTGATCGACGAAACCCTGAGCCGTTATCCGGGCATTACAGATCATACTATAGTGAGCGATTTGCCCACCAATCTTACCAGTGGAGATGTAGACGTGCACTGGGCTGGTCAGCAACCAGGCCGTCAGGTGGTTTTTTCCTTATTGGGCGGCGATGAGCACCTGATCAGTGCATTTGGCATGCACCTGATTGCCGGAAGGTATTTTTCGAAAGATTTTGCCGGAGATGAACATAACTATCTCGTCAACGAAACGGCGCTGAAAACAATGGGCCTTACCCCAACTGCTGCCCTGGGCAAAACCATCACCTACTCCGGCCACGTAGGCACTATTATCGGGGTGTTGAGAGATTTTAATTTCAAGCCGATACATCAGCCGGTGGATCCTTTGTTGCTGATGAAAGACTGGTCACGGGGAAATCTATACGTAGTGGTGCGTACCACACCCGCCACGCTGAAAGCCATATTACCATTGGTGCAAAAATCGTTTGGCAGCGTTTATCAGGGCTATCCTTTTACCTATGGATTCGTAGACCAGGATTTGTCGAGGTTGTATGTTGCCGAACAACATATGGGCCGGTTGATCAACGTATTTTCTCTCCTATCCATCCTTGTATCCTGTCTGGGGCTTTTCGGTTTATCGGCTTATACGGCGCAGCGCCGCTTCAAGGAGATCGGAGTACGCAAGGTACTGGGCGCCAGTGTTGCCGGTATCGTGCGGTTACTGGCCGGGGAATTTCTCTTACCGGTTGCCATCGCCGGCCTGATCGCCTTTCCGCTCGCGGCCTGGGTAATGACCCGGTGGCTGGCGGCCTTTGCTTACCGGATTCCATTGCACTGGTGGTTTTTCCTCGTTGCAGGAACCGGAGCGCTGATCATCGCATTGATCACTATCAGCTTCCAGGCGATTAAAGCAGCGCTGGTTAATCCCGTACAGAGCTTACGCTCAGAGTAG
- a CDS encoding DUF1801 domain-containing protein, with amino-acid sequence MNPKIDAFLSRAPQWQKEMTKLRAILLDCGLTEEMKWGKPCYTDQGRNIVVVQGFKEYCALLFLKGYLLADPDGILVKMGENTKIGRQVRFTDSRRITELRAILKAYVYEAVEVERSGVKGTTA; translated from the coding sequence ATGAATCCTAAGATAGATGCCTTTTTAAGTCGCGCTCCGCAGTGGCAGAAAGAAATGACAAAGTTGAGGGCTATCCTGCTCGACTGCGGGCTGACCGAGGAAATGAAATGGGGCAAGCCCTGTTATACTGATCAGGGCAGGAACATCGTAGTAGTGCAGGGCTTTAAGGAATACTGCGCCTTGCTGTTTCTCAAAGGCTACCTGTTAGCTGATCCTGACGGTATCCTCGTGAAAATGGGAGAGAATACGAAAATTGGCCGGCAGGTGCGTTTCACCGACAGTCGCCGCATCACTGAGCTGCGGGCAATACTGAAGGCATATGTCTATGAAGCTGTGGAGGTGGAAAGATCCGGCGTGAAAGGAACCACGGCTTAA